In Oncorhynchus masou masou isolate Uvic2021 chromosome 28, UVic_Omas_1.1, whole genome shotgun sequence, the DNA window GTTAGCATGCCACCCGAGCTTGACGTACCTGACAGCCTTTCTTGTGGTGAAATCCGACCACCACGATATGCAACACGGGTCCCTTGAGTTCCTCTTTGACATGCGACTCCATGGCCGCAGATATTTGGGCAGTTATGTGTTGTTTTCACCTgagatatcaatgtaaacagggtTGGAACGAGCGGTGCTGCTTCTGCTCCTCGAATCAACGTCCGCAGTCACGCAATCAACGCAATGGATTTTCTCTTCCTCTTCGTCTGTTCCAGTCATGTTGCAGTAGTAGCATGACGTCACTCAAATGCAGCGCCACCGCTTGGGTATTGATTTCACCAGTCTTTTACATGATTTGGCCCACGGAATACATCACGGTAACTTTTTTCTGTTCTGTTAAATGATTATTTCCTTTAAATATTAATTGATCATAACACAAAAACAGCGTAGCGCTGGTGTAAAAATAGAAATTAGTGCAATTCTTCTTTAAATCTGTATTGGCGGATCGCAACCGACTGAAAGGTGCATACACTGCCACCTACTGTAGTGGAGTTCAAGGTCGGTCGGCCTCCTTACTCATCTATTTCTCTTATCTAGCCTTGTGTTTCCACCTACTGTTCTGGAATGTACATGCATTACACTGTGAAACAAAAAGGTTAGGAAAAGGGACGGGGAAAAGGGAAGAAACCTACACCCATTACGACCTTCCACTACTTGGCCCTATCTGATCCTACACCAGGATGGCAGCCTGTGAGGACAGGACACTAATTAAACACACTtaactcttctgcagtaaaatCTCGTACACCCaaatacttctctgcagctgctaCCACAACATTTATGTTCTGTGATTTACGTTCAAtttctgcagtacagttgataaccatggctatgaacgctaaagaaaccaaccttactgaagcacatATTATTCCTATCACTCTCTTTTGGCCTTGGCCTACTCACAGGGATCGTTAGGATCCCTCGCCCCGGACCTACTAcactcttcactgcctcagcatatgacacctTCTGTACCACTTTGATCCtggcaacctcaacctgcctTTCTCTCACCGGACACTTCTGATCTCCAGCACCATGGGCACCCCTACAGTTAACACAGATTTTCTCCACCGATACTagacattcctttgtctcatgcccttctacGCACTTCTCACATTTGGAAAtatccctcctacacactgctgcaacatgatCACTGGACTTTGTCGGATGAAGACTCAGCAGGACACAACCGTCTGCGTCGCACCAAACGATGGGTACCACCGTCTGTGTTCGACTGTTGTAGTCTGATGATTCCTATCGTCCATTTTTCAATCGATTACTTCCGTCTTTTTCAAACTAAACATGGCGGCCACCCCAGCTACAAATCCATCACAGTTGCTCCCACTTGGTTTGTTTGATTTTGTTAATAATTTTAATGTCCAGCTAGCTTTACAGATACCAAGTACGTTGCTAACGCTTGAAGTCGTGTTGCGACAGATATGACATGCAGGAGTCATGTTAGCAGTATTGCTAAGGTATAGCACTGGTGAAGTTGGTTTGAGATTCGACATTCGGACGTTCAAACACCAATAGCTCGTTAACCATTTGAGCTACAGACCTCAGGCTCTTTATGAAAGAAAAAAATGTGTACAACATTTCACAGGTTTGAATTTTCCCCGATTCCGAACCGAGTTTAATAATCGCACAGCAACGGTGTAGGCAGCTTAGCGCATGGTCAACGCAACAAGTTAGGGACCATCAACGAAGTGCATGATCAAACTATTCACATTTCAATAACTCTTTGATCATATAGAAACTTCAAACCAACGTTAAAACTGTTCAGAAGGGACACATGCTGCACATCTTTTGTTTGCCTCAATGTTAAAAAATGTTATCATAATTTCTACATGTTAGATGTAACGATTTTTGTTCTGTGATAGCATGGTCGTTCCATCAATTcagtgccttttgagaagtgtcATTTGGTTTTTAAAAATATGACAAAGATTTCACCTCTTAACATTGTCATAAAGAGCATATGTTCATCTTCATAAACAAGTTTACCCATCTCAAGAGATTAAATAAAAAAGGACTATATTAAAGCtacaatatgtcactttttgggtGACCCTACTAAATTCACATAGAAGTGGGTTATacatctgtcattctcattgaaagcaagtctaagaagcggtagatctggtctctgtgttatttctatgcttcctgttcgtTGTTGTGtcttggttttgtacaccagcttcaaacagatgaaaataaaaatgttggTTATGGAAAAGATATTTGATGATGGTACAATAATTCTCTACACCatgcttgcttgttttgtcacaaactgaaattaggtgaactatttggattttagcaaccaggaaatggagcaatttctgcatagtgcacctttaaCTGCCAAATAAagcaaaaacattatttttttttacctttgtttaactaggcaagtcagttaagaacaaattcttatttacaatgacggcctaggaacagtgggttaactgccttgttcaggagcaaaacaatagatttttaccttgtcagctcagggattcaatctagcaacctttcggttactggcccaatgctctaaccactaggctacctggggtTGACAAGTTAATCTTAAAAATCGCTAGATGGCGCTATTATTCCATACGTCATTTGCAACATGGCGTCATACATTAATCTGCACTGCCGATAATACACTCGTCCCCTGGCGACTGGTTCGTACATAATCATCCTCCATTCAGGCTGCAAAGGTGTCGGTTCCCTCTTTAACTTGATTTAAAGACCAAACAAAACTGAAAAATATGCTTACTGTCTCAATAAAACACTATTTTCCACCACTGTGCTCGAGTGACTAATGCTACTTCCCGATGTTGAATACCGCAAGGGGTAAACAAAAGACTGCACCTGAATTGGCTGAACTTGGTATGCAACATTCGTAAATTGTCAGAAAATCCGAAAATGGTGGTGGAAAATTGTGTTTTGTTAAGACGGTAGGCATATTTCCCTCTTTTTTTAAGCTGGTGGAATATTAAATCACGTTGAGGAAACGACACCTATGCAGCCTGAATGGAGAATGTTTTATGTACGAAGTGGTTTCCGGGGGACATGAGTGTATCATTGAGTCCAGACGATAGTGGAGAATAGCGCCCTGtagctgatgtatacagagaagagagttggcccgagaatttaaccctgtggcacccccatagagactgccagaggtccggacaacaggccctttgattgacacactgaactctctcagagaagtagttggtgaaccaggcaaggaagtaatttgagaaaccaaggctgttgagtctgccaataagaatgtggtgtttgacagagtcgaaagccttggccaggtcgatgaagacggctgcacagtaatgtctcttatcgatggtggttatgatatcgtttaggaccttgagcgtggctgaggtgcacccatgaccagctctgaaaccagattgcgtaGCGGAGAAGgcacggtgggattcaaaatggtcggtaatctgtttttaacttggctttcgaagaccttagaaaggcagggtaggatagatataggtcatgCAAGTAATCATGTGATTTCAACATCTCCTCTTTGTGTTCTCTTCCAGAGCTCGTGGACAAATGTATAGGTTCCCGAATCCATATAGTCATGAAAAACGACAAAGAAATTGTCGGCACCCTGTTGGGTTTCGATGATTTTGTCAGTATCCTTTCTGGAAATGTCCTACATAACGTCTCATTATTTGTCGTTCATTTTAATGAAGGTTTTGCACTTTAGCAGTAGTTTTGCAATCTATTCAATTCAAACATTGTTACTGTAGTCATTTATGCTattcaaaaatataaacgcaacatgcaatcatttaattgattttactgagttacagttcatatgaggaaatcagtcaattgaaataaattaattaggccctaatctatggattaaacatgactgggaatacatataTGGTATATGTCACCAACAGATGCATAACATATGGGCcttaggatctcgtcacagtatttttgtgtattcaaattgccattgataaaacgcaattgtgttcgttgtccgtagtttatgcctgcccataccataaccccaccatggggcactctgttcacaacgttgacatcggAAAACCACTCACCCACACCACGCCATCTGCGGATGTGAggtcggttggacgtactgacaaattctctaaaacgatgttggaggcagcttatgttAGAAAAATTAtcttgcaacagctctggtggacattcctgcagttagctgtggcatggtgttgtgtgacaaaactgcacattttagtgaccttttattgtccccagcacaaggtgcacctgtgtaccGACCATGctgtcagcttcttgatatgtcacacctgtcaggtggatggattatcttggcaaaggagaaatgctcaataacagggatgtaaacaaatttgtgcacaacatttttgagaaatggtcctcaataacagggatgtaaacacatttgtgcacaacatttttgagcaatgtgcacaacatttttgagaaataagctttgtgtGCATATAGAACATTTCTCATATCACCTTTTTCAGCCCATGTACCATGGGACGAACGATTTACATGATGCGTTATTTCTGTTCAGTTTTTGTCAGTAAATATACAGTTGATCCTTCACCCACCTCTTCAGACATGGTGTTGGAGGACGTGACAGAATTGTAAGTACTTTCACCCATTAAATCCTTTCAGATCTGATGATTCTGGACAGGTTTTATCCTTCTCCTTAATGACTGTGTTTTAGTGAAATCACACCGGAGGGAAGAAGGATAACCAAACTGGACCAGATCCTACTTAACGGCAACAACATCACCATGGTAGGTGTAATGAGGTCATGATGCTTTGCTTAATAACCCTTTAAGCCTATTCTCAGCCGGCTGGTAGAGCATGTTTTGACAATGGATTTATAAGTGGATATGAAAACAACCTACACTTGAACTTAATTGGTCAACTCCCCCAGCACCACTTTacattattttgtatatttttggGTTCCTGCGGTTCAGTGTTGTGGCACTCTAACTTTGCCCACTTAGAGGGCTATAAGAAAACTCAGTCACTAAAGATATGGGATAAAAGGCAGGAATTCAATTGGTGAGGGATTAATATTGCACCATTCCCATTAGTAGAGACCTTGAAGAGTAGGAATATGAAAATAGTTTAACTGCTatttttagttgttttttttacattttatgtcTGTAAAAGTATGGTGGACTAAGAATAGGgtacatatatttaaaaaaaatatatatatattttggttcAAATATAAATTGTTGACAAAACTATATTAGGCAACATCAATTCGTAAAAACACATTTCATGGCCAATAAGGTAAATTAATCAATATTCACATTCAAGGTCGACCTATAAAATAACTACTACAGTAATAAAAAAAAGTGCACATTGTTAAGTATCTCAAAATGTAGTCTGAAGATGTGGAAGAACCCTGGCTCATTTGAAATCAACTATTTTGGAGGGACATTCCACAAACCACCACCTGAAAATGCATTAATTTCTATGTAATTGAATATTCATGTTTGGACATACACAATTACCATAATGTGACCTTAATATACAATGCTTAGCTAATACTTACCTATAAAAGCATACCTATTGTCATTTTTGTAATATTGTTGAAATTACTAAAAATGTTATGCAAATTGCCATTTGAGTATGGCATTGCTGGTATGACTGCCTTCTCAACCACCTGGTAGAGAGCGCTGTTGATTTCAAAATTAACATCAAGTAGAAAAAAAATACTATTGGAAGTTCATTTGTTAGTAATAGGAATTGAAGGTGAAATAATTGTTTCAACATGTTTTTCAATTAGATAAGTTAAAGGGTTAACAATAATGCTTCACGAGCCCAAACACCGGTATTCAAACTTGTCTTTGCAAACACACGTGACTGCCCTCTTGAAATGCGATGGCGCAAGTAGTGGTATTTCAAGCTGAACTTATCAAACACTTGCTGCATGATATATTGTCACTACTTCTCCTGTTCTAGCTCATACCTGGAGGCGAAGGGCCTGAAGTATGAAAAAAGAAGCAGAGTTTTTATCTGAAACATTTTATGTTCTTGTGGATGTATACTTGCCTTCCCATCAGTACTTACTTTAGTCAGTTTGTGATAAtgttatattttgggttctttCTTTCAGTTTTGAGAAGATTTTTGTAACAAGTGTTTTCCCTAATGAAGCCTTGATAATGTGTGTACAGCGCAACAGGTGGTTTGACCTTTGACATGTAAACCATTTCTACCATGTAGTGTAACTACACATTTTTTTCTTATAAATAAATAGAATAAGTGTCATTGGAAATAAACAACCCCCAGTGTGTTCATTTGTAGCTCCTAAAAGGACAAGACAGACCAACACGAATGTTAGCCATGCCCAGCAGGCGGGTGTCCTCTCACCTTTGACCACAGAACGTCAGCCGTCATTTTCTGTTAATTTCCCAATGATTTTACTTGTTAAAAATCGTCACAGTTCAACTGCGGGGAAAGACATTCATTATGGTGCGTCTTCCCTAGAAGTCCGCTGGAAGTTTTCAAAATGAGTCTCTAGGTTCAGTGTTAAACATTAAAGATGCGTTTATTAGCATGAATAAAAGAAACTGACAAATCTGGACAAAGCCAAGCAGCTTTGTTGCAGATGTACAAACAGGACTGATTGGTATAGTAGGACACCAAAGGATGGAAATTAAACAAGTCTGCTAGCCTGAGGCTAGTAGAAAATGTGCCAAACTAGGCCGCTAGCTAAATTCTCTCATTTCAAATATCACATGGCATAGAACAATGTCACCCGGGTTATTTCAAACTGTGTTCTAATAGCCTGGCTGGCCAGTCCCAACAATCCTTATAATCCATCTTAGTATACCCCTGAAAAATGTCACATTGTTGAGCCTGACTATTC includes these proteins:
- the LOC135517388 gene encoding U6 snRNA-associated Sm-like protein LSm5 → MAATPATNPSQLLPLELVDKCIGSRIHIVMKNDKEIVGTLLGFDDFVNMVLEDVTEFEITPEGRRITKLDQILLNGNNITMLIPGGEGPEV